CCACAACGGCGAGAAGGTCACCGCCGACAACTACGTCGACGCCTGGAACTACGGCGCCTACGCCCCGAACGGCCAGAACTCCAGCTACTTCTTCGAGAAGATCGCCGGCTACGAGGACGTGCAGGGCGAGACCCCGAAGGCCAAGACGCTCAGCGGGCTGAAGAAGGTCGACGACCTGACCTTCACCGTCACGCTGTCCCAGCCGTACAGCGAGTTCAAGACCATGCTCGGCTACACCGCCTTCTACCCGATGCCGAAGGCCGCGTTCTCCGCGCCCGGCGTGCTGGCCGAGGGGTACGAGCAGGCGCCGGTGGGTCAGGGCCCGTTCAAGATGAAGGGCACCTGGCAGCACGACGCCAAGGTCGAGGTCGAGAAGTACGACGCCTTCCCCGGCGAGAAGCCGAAGGTGGCCGGCGTCGAGTTCCGGATCTACCAGCAGCCGACCGCCGCGTACGCGGACGTGCTCTCGGACAACCTGGACGTCATCAAGACCGTCCCGACCGAGAACCTCTCGACGGCCGGCACCGACCTCGGTGACCGGTTCAAGCAGAGCTCCGCCTCGTCGCTCCAGGTGCTGGCCTTCCCGACGTTCCAGAAGGAGTTCAGCAACCCGGACGTGCGCAAGGCCATCTCGATGGCGATCGACCGGGACGAGATCACCAAGTCGATCTTCAAGGACTCGCAGCAGCCGGCCCGCTCGTTCGTCTCGCCGGTCGTCGCGGGCTACCGCGACAACACCATCGGCGAGGCCGGCGAGTTCGATCCGGCCAAGGCCAAGAGCCTGTACCAGGCCGCGGGCGGCCCGGCGAGGATCGAGCTGTCCTACAACGGCGACGGCGGCCACAAGGACTGGATCGACGCGACCTGCAACCAGCTCAAGACCAACCTGGGCGTGGACTGCGTGGGCACCGCCGAGCCGAAGTTCGCGGACCTGCTGACCAAGGTGAAGGCCAAGCAGCCGGTCGGCCTGTTCCGGATGGGCTGGGTCATGGACTACCCGTCCATGGAGAACTACCTGGGCCCGCTGTACAGCAGCAACGGCTCGTCGAACTACTACGGCTACAGCAACCCGGAGTTCGACAAGCTGGTCGCCGAGGGCACCAGCGCCGCGAGCGAGGAAGAGGCGGTCAAGAAGTACCAGGCGGCCGAGGACCTGCTCGCGGAGGACCTGCCGGTGATCCCGCTGCGGTACGGCCAGAACAACTTCGGCCACTCCACCAAGGTGACGAACGTGGAGATGGATCTCTTCGACCGGATCGACCTGTTGAAGATCGAGGCCGTCAAGTAACACACGCGGCATGACGGGTCGGGCCATCGGCGGACGGTGGCCCGACCCGGCATCCTCTTCGCCCTTTTTCAGAGAGACTGCCAAGTATGTTCCGCTTCGTTCT
The sequence above is drawn from the Micromonospora sp. M71_S20 genome and encodes:
- a CDS encoding ABC transporter substrate-binding protein, which translates into the protein MRVRRLAAWTALPLAVTLGLVACGSGGDGGSGESNPDAAVRIEIAEPQHLVPTNTNETSGSQVLAALFSPLVDYDEANKPYEMAAESVTSEDNTTWTVKLKDGYTFHNGEKVTADNYVDAWNYGAYAPNGQNSSYFFEKIAGYEDVQGETPKAKTLSGLKKVDDLTFTVTLSQPYSEFKTMLGYTAFYPMPKAAFSAPGVLAEGYEQAPVGQGPFKMKGTWQHDAKVEVEKYDAFPGEKPKVAGVEFRIYQQPTAAYADVLSDNLDVIKTVPTENLSTAGTDLGDRFKQSSASSLQVLAFPTFQKEFSNPDVRKAISMAIDRDEITKSIFKDSQQPARSFVSPVVAGYRDNTIGEAGEFDPAKAKSLYQAAGGPARIELSYNGDGGHKDWIDATCNQLKTNLGVDCVGTAEPKFADLLTKVKAKQPVGLFRMGWVMDYPSMENYLGPLYSSNGSSNYYGYSNPEFDKLVAEGTSAASEEEAVKKYQAAEDLLAEDLPVIPLRYGQNNFGHSTKVTNVEMDLFDRIDLLKIEAVK